The window ATGGTCAGCTTACGATACTGTCCTAAATTTGCAAAATCATCATGACTGTTAATTAGCGTGTTTCCTCCACCTGCAGCTCCCAGCTGGAGCGCACAGACTATTGGCTACTCAGGCCGCCCAGCAGGTGGCTCTTAATGTTCCTGAAACCAAGGTGACCACTTTAGAAAACGGACTCCGGGTGTCTTCTGAGGACGCTGGCCTTACCACCTGCACGGTAAGATAAAAGTTACCATGCTAAACACATACAGACCTCATGTTTACTTGCTACtttcatgtatttataataacaacaaatatcaatgcataaataaaatgaaatgccatTTTTTGTTAACTGAATGACCCCCTCAAGCACAAACAGTTATAAAGAAATTCAAGACAAtggtatttatttagttttttagggAAAAAATCCAGAGAGCTGACAACAAAACCTTGTCTTACATAGTGTAATGTAAAGGACAACATTGTCAACTTTTAGACGTTGATTCCTCTTAAATTTGTAATCAGTCACCAATAATCGGTTGCAAGTGTCAGCAATATACAGTTATTcaaccagaaataaaaaaagagctcaGTTGTTTCAAAATATTGTAGCAAAGCATCTCAAGGCCACGAGTCATCTTTAGGAGCTGGGTGAAGTGTCCTCAGATCCGCTCAAAATCTGGGTAGTACATTTCAAGGGTTTATCGCAAAGTCCAATAAAGAGTTGGGCGCCGTCATTACAGAAGACAACCTGATCTCAGATCTCTTTCTGAAGTTCTGGTACAGGCGCCGCAGAGTGTGTAGATATTAATCTGTGGATTTTCATTACTGACTTTTTCCAGGTGGGTCTGTGGATAGACGCCGGCAGTCGCTACGAGAATGAGAGAAATAATGGAACCGCACATTTCCTGGAACATATGGCATTTAAGGTGAGATGGTAACAGTGCTGTTTGCTAACTGGACCTACTGGTGTTGTTTCTTATTTGAACAAATGCAATAATTATAAAGACAGCTTacttgagatttaaaaaaagaattgtgagCAAAATAGTCGCATTGAAATTTTAAGGGtgatgtaatgcaaaaatgtaatgttcatGACTtggggggaaaataaataaaacaaaacctatTGAAATGTTTGTTCACCCTTTGTATTTGTGTGACAGGGCACCAGGAAGCGCTCCCAGTTGGATCTGGAGTTGGAGATTGAGAACATGGGAGCTCACCTGAACGCCTACACGTCCCGAGAGCAAACTGTGTATTACGCCAAAGCTTTCTCTAAAGATCTTCCACGAGGTACAGTCCAGCAGGGCAGAGCAGCTGAATGTTACAGTGAGATTGAAGCAACACTGACATGTAGTGATGACCATAGGGAGCATACATGTTATTGGGTTACGGAGAATTGAATAATAGGTTACATAATCACAGAGTGAGGGATTCAACAATCATTAGGGAGGAATCCATCATAGATGAAGCAGCTAGATCATTTTTACTGTTAGTTCCCTCAGTTGACCAGATTGCAGCCACAAAACATGTTAGGCTTCCAGTAAGCACTATGTCTGCATGTACTGAAGAAATCATGAAATTACTCAGGCAGTCCAGGTTTGATTTGCCGCGTAAATCTCAGCGAATCAGTGCGTAGAGTCCATAAAAGTGGGTGTTTCCCGGTGTAACCGGTGGTGATATACTGGTATTCAGGTTGTCACAATGTAGTGATGACCATAGGGAGCATACATGTTATTGGGTTATGGAGAATTGAATAATATGTCATCAAAGTCAATTCAGTTATTTTATTGATGGAGTTGGTGTTATTTCTTGTATAACTTGAAGGTACTCCAAATAACTttaaactggttatgaaacagtctctggagcctctatatgacctacataagcaAACGAGACCATAAAtgagaagattggctatttctatacaGTGATTCTTAGTGCCTGTTATCAGGTCTGATTACCTGCGAAATTAGAAGAAACTATTTACAGCATACAAGTTCACCAGAAATTCCTTCAAACCCAGGACTAAGTGGTGCAGACTGTCAGAACGTGCTGCAGTAAAAGCAGAGCTTTTTCTAAAGTGAGTCTGGCAGCAGCAGACctttaatacacacatatacaatgGTGCTCATGGAAACATTACTGCTTTTGTCCACTGGGGCTGCTAAAATCAACACTAAATAAAAGTTCCATGCAGTAGTTTTAAGTATATAAAGGTTCTTTTAAAGTGTAACAATTTaaattgattacattttaagaaGTAAATTCAGACTTCTCCACTGGGTGTTGTCAACAATCTTTATGGGAAATGTTGGAAATCACATACTAAGGTTGATGAAGTCGGTAAACCAAAAAAGCTAATTATAGCAATACACAAGATAACACTTCACTGAACACAGACTGATGCGTTTGCgcaatgaaaagaaatgacagCTCCATTTATCCAAATAAAACGctcctgttttctttcctcccaaGCTGTGGAGATCCTGGCTGACATCATCCAGAACAGCACACTGGGTGAagcagagatagagagggagcgAGGTGTGATCCTCAGAGAGATGCAGGAAGTAGAGACCAATCTGCAGGAAGTGGTCTTTGATTACCTGCACGCTACAGCGTACCAGTCCACGGCTCTGGGCAGAACCATCCTGGGCCCCACCGAGAACATCAAGTAAGACCAGAAATTAATTTCAAATGCAGAACCGCTTTGCTCTCCAGAACACCTGATCTCATTGTGGTTTATGTACTGCTCTCTCATGCttcttttaaaatcaaactTGCTTTAGAAATGTTGTCTTGTACATCTTTTTCTTCATTGCTGTAAGTCAGTTGTATCTGTTTGCAGAACAATCAACAGAGGTGACCTGGTGGAGTACATCACTACTCACTACAAAGGCCCCAGAATTGtgctggctgctgctggaggtcagAGCTGTTTATTGCCTAACATGTTTGGTTATAGGTGAACATTTTAGATATGAACCTGTAGAACAACAAACCCCCATTGTTCCTGGGATAATTCACATTATCTGCCGTTggtgttttaatttatttcacagtttattgGGGATGGTGAAACGGTCAAAGCTAATGTAGAATCTTTTTATTAGACCAACTAAAGTTTGTTGATGTTACTGTTCTGCATTAACTCACATCAATGTATAATATCACCATGAGGTTGTTCTGGTCTTAAAGACattgtgatgtgtttttgatcAGGGGTTTCACACGATGAGCTCATTGATTTGGCCAAGTATCATTTTGGAAAACTTCCTGGCAGATATAGAGGTGAAGCCCCGGCACTTCCTCCATGCCACTTCACAGGAAGTGAGGTAAGGTTGAAGTCATGAGGCTAAAACCAcgcattattgttttatttgttttctccttttcctaaaaacatatttaattttgtcATCTATATTTTAgagtatatattttaatattatattggGGAGCATTTTCTGCCTTTATTAGATAGCATTAGTAGAGAGCGATGCAAAAAGGTCCCCAACAGAACTTGAACCAGAGATGTTGAGGTTCATGGTCAGTGCCTTAAGCCTAATCTTGAAGGTGGTTTATTAATAAAACTTAATATGTATTATCATTTTcccatataaataaaaaaaaaaagaacattgacaactgtttatttcaaataaatgatatgttagaataacagtgtttttgtcagtggagTTTGTGAGTGAATGTGTTCTGCTGTGGCTTCAGATCCGTGTGCGTGACGACAAGATGCCTCTGGCTCATATCGCCATCGCAGTGGAGGCGGTTGGATGGTCCCACCCCGACACCATCCCCCTCATGGTGGCAAATACACTTATAGGAAACTGGGACCGCTCGTTTGGTGGAGGTGTGGTGAGTACTGATGAAACCTAACGGTCAGGTTGACTAAATTAATACAACTTTAGTTCGTCTTAAGTACACCAAGCTGCTCTAGACAACTTCAATACAGCTTGTTAAGTGATGCATGTTAATTAAGATTTATTGAGGTGCGCAAATGTCTTAGGATTTTaggcttttgtttttacagcaacTGTATGAATTTAAAAACGAAAACATAGTAGTGTGGCTGTATTCTTACTCTGATGCCCAAAAACCACTTGTTACACCAGGATCAAGGTATAATTGTTTTGAGATCATGGAATGAGaaactgtttttatgttatgataaaaatattttgcaatttCTAAAAGCAAGCTGGTTAACGCATGATCACAATTTTAATTTCTCATAACTATGATAAAAGTCTTTATCATTGTGACCCATATCCTTTCTGGCCCTCTGTGTGAAATCCTTCCAAGTTGTTACTTCTATTGAGCGCATTAACTTTTTCAGTctcttgctgctgctgtttgtaaCACTTAACTGTAAAACCTGCCACACAGAAACATCCAGTTTGCTTTTCTAATGGCAAAGTTTGGAATATTTCTAATAGTGTGTTTCCGTATGTAGTAATGAAGTGTGAAGCAGGCAGCACAGGTCAGGTTTCATCTTGTAACCATCCCTGTTGGATTGTGTCCTTTGTGAACCCAGAATCTGTCCAGTAAACTGGCTCAGATGGCCTGTCAGGGAAATCTGTGCCACAGCTTCCAGTCCTTCAACACCTGCTACACAGACACAGGCCTGTGGGGGCTCTACATGGTGTGTGAGCCCGGCACCATCAACGACATGATGCATTTCACTCAGATGGAatggtgagcacacacacaaggacagaTCACATTTACAGTCATGGTTCCTTTTTAAACTATAAACACAATCATGATGAAATCTTGTTATGTCCTGTTAGGATGTCTCTTTGCACGAGTGTGACGGAGAGCGAGGTGGCAAGGGCCAAAAACCTGCTCAAGACAAACATGCTTCTACATCTCGATGGTAAGGCTGCGTCACAATGATCAGAAATCCATAATgcagctctttgtttttatctgcataGGAGAGGTAATAGGCATTGGCTTCCTGGAGAAAATGTCCTCctatttggcacaaacatccacttgatGAACTGgttgattttggtggtcaaaaggtcaatgtgacaaaaaaaacctctgtcCTTAACTCAAGAATTAATATTCTAATTACAATTTCACACTAATGTCGAATATGATAAAATGATGTAGTGATGACCGTTTAATgagttttttgacatactatgatgTTTTGATGGCTTTTTCAACATTACTTTTTATAACTTATCAACATACCATAATGACTTCTTTTCGACTATGAATTTTTCCACGTACTGAGACTTTTGTGATGGAGTGTTACTAttttatgactcttttcaacatactgtactaaggctttttatgaatttttcaacatacctcaccataacttttttttttagcatattatactatgactttttccacgtAAGATTTGTGAGTGTTACTTTTTCCAACACACTATATAGAGTGCAGGCAAAGGTCattcattaaatgtttgtaCATGCCATAAACCGTTTATTCACTTCTTATTCACTCCAGGATCCACTCCTATCTGTGAGGACATTGGCAGACAGATGCTGTGCTACAGTCGTAGGATCCCTCTGCATGAGCTGGAGGCCAGAATTGATGTGAGTGGATGTAGTCAAATCTGTGTGACTGAAAACGTGCAGAGGTTCTAATTTAAGGAGTATCAAGGGCACGTGGAGGCATGTTTGACTTTTCCAAATGATATTAGGTGTTTAAAATCAGTCTGTAATTATGTATAAAGTattatttctcaaaatattgAACATTACTTGGGGAGCCTACATATTTCTGGCCTTAAAATCCCCATGAAAATGTTAACCTTTCCCATTTATGATAAATATATGGTGGTTATCTCCAGTTAATAAATGGGAAAGAAAGGTATAACTGATGCTGTATTgaatttttttcccctgacTCAGGCTATTGATGCTACGACCATTAAAGACGTGTGTACCAAATATATCTACAACAAGGCTCCTGCCATCGCAGCAGTTGGTATGTTTTTTGCCATTTGTCCTAATTGGATGTAGAGATTAAGttatttggcatttttattgttgtctGTTTAACAAATTTGTCTAAACTGTAGTAttgctacagaaaaaaaaactcagcacAATGTTACATAGGAATAATATTACCCATGATGTAATTAACTGTACTGTTCCACCACTTTTTCTCAGGTCCAATTGAACAGCTGCCAGACTACAACCAGATCCGCAGTGGAATGTTCTGGATGAGAACATGAACAGACCGGCACTGAAGACAAATTACTCAAACTGTACAGCAATCAACACACAAATAATTTAAGTATCATTCGTAgtattttttcctcctttaatttttattataaaataaagaccaacacaataatgttaaaataacacGAATACTATTTTTTGTGGttcttgtcattttttactCTTTCCTGCGACTTCCTGTGCAGCTTTCTTGGCTTTAACCATCTCCACCAGTTCCTGTCAGAGAAACAGGGAACAGTGTTAGCTTTCtaaattttttcttttctaaatagACAAAATCAGCAGCACCCAAATAACATCACTAAGCTTACGGTTGGCTGAGACTTACCTTGTACCTCTTCATACAGTCTTTCTTGCTTCGTCCTGGGACTGCAGCAGCAATCTTCTCCCACCTCTCCGGTGTGCTGACTGGGTACGTCTTCAGAGCTTGTTCCAGAAGCTTTTGTTCCTCGGTAGTCCAGGAGGCAGCGCTACCAGCACCTGAGGGAGACACAGCGGGTTAATCAGGCACTTTGTTACAATATTTACTATGTGACCTCGGTCTATCACAGCTGTACAGCTACACTTACCATCAAATCTCTCTGAGGGCACAGCGTTGTCTATGGTGGGCGCAACTGAAGAATGTTCCTTCTTGAACTTCTCAAAGGCTTTTCGGTTTATTTCATCTTTCTGCCCTGGTTCTGTGGAGATGACATTTACAgaattatacatacatatagtgcaatttgaatgtttttccaggtataaataattatgtaaaatcatttttgaaaataacattttcccATAAAACAAGTTTTAATATCCATTCTCTTTATTAATTAGCAGTGGTGAAATTAATCACTCAAGTTAGTTAACAGTAACTAGTGTAAATCTTGTTTTCTTCATATCTGAGCTCACCTAGCCGTTGTAGATTCTTGGCTTTGTTGATGACATCTTTGGCTGTCCTCTTCATGCCACTGGTGGAGTGTAGGTTCATATAGTTGGCAATAACTTCCCAtcttaaaggggaaaaaattTGAATTAGGAAGGACATTTATTGCACCAAGCACTTCTAAAATCTCCTTAAAGTCACCGCAATTAGTATTTAACTGGTTATGGACTCATTTTAATACCAATGCCTCTAAAAGGAAACAAGACCATCAATGATAACATTGGTTATGGATGAGGCAGAATCACCAAAGAGAAAAATTAAAGGAATTGACCAAAGAGCGCAAAAAAGCTGAATAAGACAGATATAACCGAGAGAAAACATGAGTGAGTCATCCAACTGATAGTTTTGGACTATTCCAAATACTGAACTGGCACTCTTCCTCCTACACAGGTATGTAATATGTCTTATCTATTTTTGATACACACGAGGCATGGATTAACATCAATGACAAATTTAGTAAAGTATGTCTAATTAAGTCATAAAGAagccatacaaaaaaaataatagtatagtaatgtaaagtatgttccaaagtttaaaaaaaagtcaaagtatatgtcgaaaagtcatggTGCAGGGGAAAAATATATTGTAGCAAGTCAAAAAGTTATAGAAATGTCATCTTATGCCaggaattttttcgacataatgtACTGTCTCGAAAAAGGTCTTAGAATAGTACAAcgagaaaaaagtaatattagaGTATGcaatgaaaatattattataattattaagtCTTATGCTATAAAAAAAGTACCGTAATTGTAAAGTTCACCATAAAAGAATACttgaagtcatagtatagtatgtcgtaaaagaaaaagtaattaactaaagttatttttagtattttggTAAAGCCATAAAACATTCATAGTATGCCAAGAAAGaatcataaaatatgtttttaagtcatagtatagaatacaattaacaataaatattaagtcattgtatagtGTCTCATAAAAAACAGTCTAGTATGGTACGAGGTAAAAGAAAAGTattagtacagtatgtcataaaaataaacaaaagtcagCACAGTCTACAATAAAAAAGTTCAAGTATACTATGAAAGGACTTAATATTTGTATAGTTTGTGGATAACTATACTAGAGTGGGTCTGGGAGAGGCTGGTTGATGATCCTTATACATGCAGTTATTGATGACGTTAGAGCAGATGAGCTCGTGTCTACCTGGCGTTGGTCCCAGCAGGGAACAGGTTGACAGCCTTGATGAGCAGCTGGAGGTCCTCCTCGTTCCAGCCCTTCCCCCCTGCCCCTCCTGCTCCGCTGGCCTGGTCGGAGCTGCGAGCCGCCTGTCTGCTCTGGACCTCggcctccttctccctctgcagctgGGCGTTCACCTCCTGCACCTGAGGGGAGGAGCATCAATGTGTTTGGACACTCGTTGTCTTGTGGTGGTATGTTCAGGGTCTCCTGGTTGTTTATGATGGGTATCTAACTTATCACACAAATGggaaattacacaaaaaatgtttgaagaCAAAAGGGCCTTTTTTACCTGCTTCTCCACAGCTACCTTGCTGTCGTCTTTTGAGCCTGAGGCTAGGATTTCATTCAGGGACTGCAAGCTGGAAACAGGCACCATGAATACGGTTACACATctcatgtgtgcgtgtgtatgtatgtatgtattttttttattattattataatatatatatatatatatatatatatataataataataataataataaataaatcaaaacattgcACAGCAAAAAACTGCCAATTagacagataaaacaaaatgatagGAGAATATCAATTCTCATGCAGGGATATTACTTGTGTAGTCCCTCAGGGGTCAGTATCAGGCCCAAAATTGTTAATTTTGCCCATAATTGATAAATGCAGAGTAtagaaaatactgaaaatgaattaatatttcTGGCTGCAGAGAGACTTTGTTGCAGTTTTCTGTGGTCGTCGAAACAGAAATTAGTAAATTAAACCATAGTTTTATGTAAAAACTGTATCAataaatttgtttatttgatttctaTATATAATTTCCAAACACTCACGTTCAAATGATAATAGACAATGTTTTTATAGAAAGGCTGTATGGAATGTATTTCAGGGTGTGATATAAGACCACAAATTCTGCTGGAAACCTCACAGGATATATGCATGTTGCAGTTCTGGGGCACATTCTGGATCATAAAGCGTTATACACTATTTTATGTAAATCATTTCAAGGAGATGTAGAAATATTTTGGGAGTCATGGGGATGAGAAAGAGTTGGTGAGATGTTCAAGTTATGTGTGGTTGATGgatattatgtttgtttttaggaGCACTGGGGTAGTTGTTTGCAAGTTGTATTTATGATAAATATTGGGATATTGGCGATGGGGTTTGATTATATTAGTGTACACTTCTTCCtgctttatttatgttgtttgtatatattgtgtGATCATTTCTAAATTAAAACTTTGCTATatgttgacagttttttttttttttttacaaataaatgaataaaataaatgtaaataaaataatttaatgaatcTCTGGgcttgttcatttgtttggGTCATGCTGGCTTGTCAGGAAGTTAAATAACACTCTGAAGTTGGGCTACATTTTGGCAATGGGAAATATCGCCAAAATAGGTCCccttgacctctcacctcaCGATATGTGAATGGAAATGGATTCTATGGGTACCCATGAATCTTTCCTTTACAGAAAAcgagaccttttttttttttttttttttttttttttttttttaagtttacctcattttataaaatgacctgttgATGCTTTTGGGGTCCTGATTTGTTAGAAATGTGTccaaaatattaattaattatcatttattgatcatgaaAGTGTTCAACTCCATCCAGGCAGTGATCTGGAAGTTTACTGTACCTTGTCAGCTCCAGACGATCACAGAGCTTCTCCACTTCCTCCATCATTTTCACACTCTCCCCCTCACTGTCAGCAAAGTAATTCCAGATCTGTGGAGGGAGAAATCAACTTTAACTTAAGCACTATGATTAATGCAGGTCTCAACTGTCAGAAAGCATTCGTTCATTTAATCTGAAGAGTCCCTATGAGAATCAACCTTGCAGGTGGTCCTGAGTTTCTGCCTCTCCTTCTTGATGGCCTTCTTCTGgatctccttctctttcttggCCTGCTGAGCTACCTGCTTggcctcctcatcctctttctccttcGCCAAACGAACTGCCTCCAGCTCCGCCTGCCGGGCCTGTTAAACACAGAGGAGACGGACTGATGAGCTTTTgtaaaagtgacaaaatcaTTTCAAAAGCAAACCTAAACCTCCACCCTGAAGAGTGACATCTACTGGTGACATGTTTATGCTGGGTTAAGCTGTCTGCCTATGATATTACAGCCCTTTACCTGATTTTCACTGCAGACATGTTAACAATATTAATGACGACATTTTTCCATTTAGGTTCAAAGTAATTCTATTCTATTAATTAACTGCAGACCTTATCTATAAACCATAAGAGAGAATTTGTGCATAAATGAATGTTCCTGACCATTTCTACTGCCATTTCCTCATCCCCTTATAATATCTTGAGTAGATAAACCAGCTATTttgaagaaataaatgtttgataacAACATATGTGTTAAATACTTCATAATTTAAACTAGATTTCAAAGGCTTTTCGTGTTTTCCTCTTATcggtaaaacaaacagaatgtacaCCAGCCTTTAGACAGGCTCCCTCGTGTGGCTCAAAGGtgaactgcagatataaatgttaaatttaagACTATGGAAGAAATCCAGCAAATTTATTAGGCGATCCTAATAAAATATCCTGTAACCCACATGTGTCCTGAACCAGTCTTTGGGAATGAGGATCAGAGCGGATTGATCCGCCACGGAATATAGTCCCAAACGAATTAACTATTTTCTCCTGTTagagtaaagttttttttaaaactacagaGACAAGTTGCTTTAGGGaattactgatttttttttacttttatgattATATATCAGTGAGCAGATTTACAGCTTCCATAGAACCAAGGACTTGGAATTGAGAGCAATGACAGTGGGGAAATGTGTCATATGCCAAATTTCCACTGCATGGTACAGCATGCTCTACGCAACTCGACCCGCTTTTTTTGGTTTCCCATTAGCAAACGTTGTGGATAGTACCTGGTACTTTGTTTGGTACAACCCCGGTTGAGGTTTCAAGCGAGCTCAGCGGATATAAGAAGTTGGATTTAAAACACTCCAGATCACTGATTGGACAGATAGAATGGTCAAAGGAC is drawn from Anoplopoma fimbria isolate UVic2021 breed Golden Eagle Sablefish chromosome 23, Afim_UVic_2022, whole genome shotgun sequence and contains these coding sequences:
- the dnajc2 gene encoding dnaJ homolog subfamily C member 2, with the translated sequence MLLEALDGDETVVFTATAASVQIQVEPVGRWFEAYIKRRSRNVSASFQELEEEQESSEESEDEEFQLEEYPLLRTLDPKDWKNQDHYAVLGLPHLRYKATQKQIKAAHKGIVLKHHPDKRKAAGEQIVEGDNDYFTCITKAIETLSDPVKRRAFDSVDPTFDNTVPSKNEGKENFWEVFSPVFERNARWSSKKHVPKLGTIESSFEEVDNFYSFWYNFDSWREFSYLDEEEKEKAECRDERRWIEKQNRASRAQRKKEEMNRMRTLVDTAYSFDPRIKKFKEEEKARKESEKKAKVEAKKREQEEKERARQAELEAVRLAKEKEDEEAKQVAQQAKKEKEIQKKAIKKERQKLRTTCKIWNYFADSEGESVKMMEEVEKLCDRLELTSLQSLNEILASGSKDDSKVAVEKQVQEVNAQLQREKEAEVQSRQAARSSDQASGAGGAGGKGWNEEDLQLLIKAVNLFPAGTNARWEVIANYMNLHSTSGMKRTAKDVINKAKNLQRLEPGQKDEINRKAFEKFKKEHSSVAPTIDNAVPSERFDGAGSAASWTTEEQKLLEQALKTYPVSTPERWEKIAAAVPGRSKKDCMKRYKELVEMVKAKKAAQEVAGKSKK
- the pmpcb gene encoding mitochondrial-processing peptidase subunit beta gives rise to the protein MAASLQRLTSAGRYLLQRHLLKTNSLSRLPAGAHRLLATQAAQQVALNVPETKVTTLENGLRVSSEDAGLTTCTVGLWIDAGSRYENERNNGTAHFLEHMAFKGTRKRSQLDLELEIENMGAHLNAYTSREQTVYYAKAFSKDLPRAVEILADIIQNSTLGEAEIERERGVILREMQEVETNLQEVVFDYLHATAYQSTALGRTILGPTENIKTINRGDLVEYITTHYKGPRIVLAAAGGVSHDELIDLAKYHFGKLPGRYRGEAPALPPCHFTGSEIRVRDDKMPLAHIAIAVEAVGWSHPDTIPLMVANTLIGNWDRSFGGGVNLSSKLAQMACQGNLCHSFQSFNTCYTDTGLWGLYMVCEPGTINDMMHFTQMEWMSLCTSVTESEVARAKNLLKTNMLLHLDGSTPICEDIGRQMLCYSRRIPLHELEARIDAIDATTIKDVCTKYIYNKAPAIAAVGPIEQLPDYNQIRSGMFWMRT